Proteins encoded in a region of the Bicyclus anynana chromosome 27, ilBicAnyn1.1, whole genome shotgun sequence genome:
- the LOC112056426 gene encoding zinc finger protein 260-like, whose product MRCCVPFCENTSDNMSTSERTGITFHALPSEGNLRTAWLRALGTQDHHLPDPAVVCSQHFLDDDFYTTESCVRQIHSNAVPSIVQMCMICLDSDSKLSLMSKHKLEEAYEQLTGLSLFQLCRRGNLKQTLCVMCAQRLINFSRFRDLSLRAHSLLTDFREQNKLINIQHKEPMNHTMKHLQCKLTQTTLAANYCDLYIDHTDEERTAAEESVRDVTFVLKREDSSDSMSNSDNSESVHEDDNSSNECVNRDEFSNMSIKLEPMQDDEALHEALCLKEEASCISEDVVGTESYIYIKSESTVFGCTLCYEDFVQEEAYKEHMIMHLQNDGSNAVCPASQPRAVVKHSCDSLVLQNKTGSQRLNDDPPPSADCAQALVAPLSARLAANNDNKVQATEEAGAIQKSEQILETNIDQLDKRSSQSGTKPYTDINRFTNCVVQLYDIFKKPKQAVPDEKPRVRIHTAAKPYSCDICNYETAKKSYLLKHKKIHTGEKPYSCELCSYKTTGKYNLSRHISTHTGEKPFSCDICSYKTAEKRHLSRHKKIHTGEKPYSCSICNYKCAHTDNLLKHMRKHTGEQPYSCETCNYKTAFRCHFVAHKNIHTGEKPYSCDMCNYKSAEKGNLLRHKRTHTGEKLRAVIKLEK is encoded by the exons ATGCGGTGCTGCGTGCCTTTCTGCGAAAATACTTCCGACAATATGTCAACATCTGAGAGAACGGGAATTACCTTTCATGC ATTACCCAGTGAAGGCAATCTCCGTACTGCTTGGCTCAGAGCCCTCGGCACACAAGACCATCACCTGCCCGACCCTGCTGTGGTCTGCTCCCAGCACTTCCTAGATGATGACTTTTATACAACAGAGAGTTGTGTGCGGCAGATTCACTCTAATGCAGTTCCTTCAATAGTGCAG atgtgcatgatatgcctGGACTCTGACAGCAAGCTGTCTCTAATGAGTAAACACAAGTTGGAGGAGGCATATGAACAGCTGACTGGTCTGTCT ttgtttcagttgtgtCGTCGAGGAAACCTGAAGCAAACGCTCTGTGTGATGTGTGCTCAGAGATTGATCAACTTCAGCAGATTTAGAGACTTGAGCTTGAGAGCCCATTCACTGCTGACAGACTTCCgtgaacaaaataaatta ATTAATATACAACATAAGGAACCTATGAACCATACTATGAAACATCTGCAGTGTAAGTTAACACAGACAACATTAGCAGCAAACTACTGTGACTTGTACATAGATCACACCGATGAGGAACGGACAGCAGCAGAGGAATCTGTCAGAGATGTAACATTTGTGCTGAAGCGTGAAGACAGTTCTGACTCCATGTCAAACTCTGATAACTCAGAATCGGTACACGAAGATGACAATTCCAGCAACGAGTGTGTAAATAGAGATGAATTCTCTAACATGAGCATAAAGTTGGAACCGATGCAAGATGATGAAGCTCTACATGAGGCTCTTTGTTTAAAAGAAGAGGCTTCCTGCATTTCAGAAGACGTGGTCGGAACAGAGAGTTACATTTACATAAAGAGTGAAAGTACAGTCTTCGGTTGTACGTTGTGCTATGAAGACTTTGTGCAAGAAGAAGCATACAAGGAACATATGATCATGCATCTCCAG AACGATGGCAGCAATGCTGTATGTCCTGCATCACAGCCTCGTGCAGTTGTGAAGCAtagctgtgactcactcgtgctgcagaacaa AACAGGAAGTCAGAGGCTGAATGATGACCCTCCCCCGTCTGCAGACTGCGCTCAGGCTTTAG TGGCTCCACTGTCCGCGAGACTTGCGGCAAACAACGATAACAAAGTGCAGGCAACTGAAGAAGCAGGTGCGATCCAGAAAAGCGAACAAATCCTTGAAACTAACATCGACCAACTGGACAAGCGATCATCTCAGAGCGGCACCAAACCGTACACAGATATAAATAGATTCACAAATTGTGTAGTCCAGTTATACGACATATTCAAGAAACCCAAACAAGCTGTACCAGATGAGAAACCACGCGTGAGAATCCACACTGCTGccaagccttactcttgtgatatatgtaattatgaaactgcaaaaaaaagttatttattaaaacacaaaaaaatccacactggtgaaaagccttattcctGTGAGTTGTGCAGTTATAAAACTACAGGAAAATATAACTTGTCAAGACACATAAgtactcacactggtgaaaagcctttcTCTTGTGATATATGCAGTTATAAAACTGCAGAAAAACGTCATTTGTCAAGGCATAAAAAaatccacactggtgaaaagccctATTCTTGTAgtatatgcaattataaatgtgcacataCAGATAATTTATTGAAGCACATgagaaa GCACACTGGTGAacagccttattcttgtgagacGTGCAATTATAAAACTGCATTTAGATGTCATTTTGTAGCACATAAAAATATCCACACAGGCGAAAAACCTTATTCTTGTGACATGTGCAATTATAAATCTGCAGAAAAAGGTAATTTATTAAGACATAAaagaactcacactggtgaaaagcttCGTGCAGTTATAAAACTGGAAAAGTAA
- the LOC112054058 gene encoding zinc finger protein 540-like isoform X2 → MRCCVPFCENTSDNMSTSERTGITFHALPSEGNLRTAWLRALGTQDHHLPDPAVVCSQHFLDDDFYTTESCVRQIHSNAVPSIVQMCMICLDSDSKLSLMSKHKLEEAYEQLTGLSLFQLCRRGNLKQTLCVMCAQRLINFSRFRDLSLRAHSLLTDSVEQHASNTIQHKELMNCTSAHLKCNLTQTTLGANHCDLYIDHTDGEESVVGDVATVVVKNENSSDSMSSADNLELAQEDDNHIDNSNNECASDDEHSDMSIELESRLLDEAISQALRRKADHLAATQSSIKSESDIFQCEFCFEDFVQELSYKKHMSTHLQSAASETACAASQVCEPRAAVSRSCDSLVLQNNSVYNDTACAASQVCEPRAAVSRSCDSLVLQNKSVYNDTACAASQVCEPRAAVSRSCDSLVLQNKSVYNDTACAASQVCEPRAAVSRSCDSLVLQNNSVYNDTACAASQVCEPRAAVSRSCDSLVLQNKTGSQRLNDDPPPSADCAQALVAPLSARLAANNDNKVQATEEAGAIQKSEQILETNIDELDKRSSQSGTKPYTDINRFTNCVVQLYDIFKKPKQAVLDEKPRVRIHTAAKPYSCQILNYKCAPTSQILKHKMTHTGEKPFSCEVCNYKCSQKCTLLRHIKTHTGKKPFSCDICNYKCARNGHLLLHIKTHTGEKPFSCEICKYKCAQKSNLLRHIKTHTGEKPFSCHICNFKCAHKSNLLNHIKTHTGEKLFTCEICNYKCALKGNLLKHIKTHTGEKPFSCEICHYKFALKGYLSDHIKTHTGEKPFSCEICNYKSARKSDLLRHKITHTGAKPFSCDICNYKCARKDNLLQHIKIHTGEKPFECD, encoded by the exons ATGCGGTGCTGCGTGCCTTTCTGCGAAAATACTTCCGACAATATGTCAACATCTGAGAGAACGGGAATTACCTTTCATGC ATTACCCAGTGAAGGCAATCTCCGTACTGCTTGGCTCAGAGCCCTCGGCACACAAGACCATCACCTGCCCGACCCTGCTGTGGTCTGCTCCCAGCACTTCCTAGATGATGACTTTTATACAACAGAGAGTTGTGTGCGGCAGATTCACTCTAATGCTGTTCCTTCAATAGTGCAG atgtgcatgatatgcctGGACTCTGACAGCAAGCTGTCTCTAATGAGTAAACACAAGTTGGAGGAGGCATATGAACAGCTGACTGGACTGTCT ttgtttcagttgtgtCGTCGAGGAAACCTGAAGCAAACGCTCTGTGTGATGTGTGCTCAGAGACTGATCAACTTCAGCAGATTTAGAGACTTGAGCTTGAGAGCCCATTCACTGCTGACAGACTCAGTTGAACAACATGCATCA AATACTATACAACACAAAGAATTGATGAACTGCACAAGTGCACATCTGAAGTGTAATTTGACACAAACAACATTAGGAGCTAACCATTGTGACTTGTACATAGATCACACTGATGGAGAGGAATCTGTAGTGGGAGATGTTGCAACAGTTGTGGTGAAGAATGAAAACAGTTCTGACTCCATGTCGAGTGCTGATAACTTGGAATTGGCACAAGAAGATGACAATCACATAGACAATTCCAACAATGAGTGTGCATCTGATGATGAACACTCTGACATGAGCATAGAGTTGGAGTCTAGGCTACTGGATGAAGCTATAAGTCAAGCTCTTCGTAGGAAAGCAGACCATTTGGCCGCAACACAGAGTTCCATAAAGAGTGAAAGTGATATCTTCCAATGTGAATTTTGTTTTGAGGACTTTGTGCAAGAACTCTCATATAAGAAACATATGAGCACGCATCTCCAG AGTGCTGCCAGCGAaactgcatgtgctgcatcacaagtgtgcgagcctcgtgcagctgtgagccgcagctgtgactcactcgtgctgcagaacaattcagtatacaacgacactgcatgtgctgcatcacaagtgtgcgagcctcgtgcagctgtgagccgcagctgtgactcactcgtgctgcagaacaagtcagtatacaacgacactgcatgtgctgcatcacaagtgtgcgagcctcgtgcagctgtgagccgcagctgtgactcactcgtgctgcagaacaagtcagtatacaacgacactgcatgtgctgcatcacaagtgtgcgagcctcgtgcagctgtgagccgcagctgtgactcactcgtgctgcagaacaattcagtatacaacgacactgcatgtgctgcatcacaagtgtgcgagcctcgtgcagctgtgagccgcagctgtgactcactcgtgctgcagaacaa AACAGGAAGTCAGAGGCTGAATGATGACCCTCCCCCGTCTGCAGACTGCGCTCAGGCTTTAG TGGCTCCACTGTCCGCGAGACTTGCGGCAAACAACGATAACAAAGTGCAGGCAACTGAAGAAGCAGGTGCGATCCAGAAAAGCGAACAAATCCTTGAAACTAACATTGACGAACTGGACAAGCGATCATCTCAGAGCGGCACCAAACCGTACACAGATATAAATAGATTCACAAATTGTGTAGTCCAGTTATACGACATATTCAAGAAACCCAAACAAGCTGTACTAGATGAGAAACCACGCGTGAGAATCCACACTGCTGCCAAGCCTTACTCTTGTCAGATATTGAACTATAAATGTGCACCAACAAGTCAAATATTGAAACATAAGATGacccacactggcgaaaagccatTTTCATGTGAGGTATGCAATTACAAATGTTCACAAAAATGTACTTTACTACGACATATAAAAACCCACACTGGTAAAAAGCCATTTTCTTGTGATATATGTAATTACAAATGTGCGCGAAATGGTCATTTATTACTGCATAtcaaaacccacactggtgaaaagccgttttcttgtgagatatgcaaatacaaatgtgcacaaaaaagtaatttattaaggcatattaaaacccacactggtgaaaagccattttcctgtcATATATGCAATTTCAAATGTGCGcacaaaagtaatttattaaatcataTTAAAACCCATACTGGTGAAAAGCTATTTacctgtgagatatgcaattacaaatgtgcactgaaaggtaatttattaaaacatattaaaactcacactggtgaaaagccattttcctgtgaaaTATGCCATTACAAATTTGCACTGAAAGGTTATTTATCAGACCATATtaaaactcacactggtgaaaagccattttcctgtgaaatatgcaattataaaagtGCACGAAAAAGTGATTTATTAAGACACAAGATAACCCACACTGGTGcaaagccattttcctgtgacaTATGCAATTACAAATGCGCCCGTAAAGATAatttattacagcatattaaaatCCACACGGGTGAAAAGCCATTTGAATGTGATTGA
- the LOC112054058 gene encoding uncharacterized protein LOC112054058 isoform X1, with the protein MRCCVPFCENTSDNMSTSERTGITFHALPSEGNLRTAWLRALGTQDHHLPDPAVVCSQHFLDDDFYTTESCVRQIHSNAVPSIVQMCMICLDSDSKLSLMSKHKLEEAYEQLTGLSLFQLCRRGNLKQTLCVMCAQRLINFSRFRDLSLRAHSLLTDSVEQHASNTIQHKELMNCTSAHLKCNLTQTTLGANHCDLYIDHTDGEESVVGDVATVVVKNENSSDSMSSADNLELAQEDDNHIDNSNNECASDDEHSDMSIELESRLLDEAISQALRRKADHLAATQSSIKSESDIFQCEFCFEDFVQELSYKKHMSTHLQSAASETACAASQVCEPRAAVSRSCDSLVLQNNSVYNDTACAASQVCEPRAAVSRSCDSLVLQNKSVYNDTACAASQVCEPRAAVSRSCDSLVLQNKSVYNDTACAASQVCEPRAAVSRSCDSLVLQNNSVYNDTACAASQVCEPRAAVSRSCDSLVLQNKSVYNDTACAASQVCEPRAAVSRSCDSLVLQNKSVYNDTACAASQVCEPRAAVSRSCDSLVLQNKSVYNDTACAASQVCEPRAAVSRSCDSLVLQNKSVYNDTACAASQVCEPRAAVSRSCDSLVLQNKSVYNDTACAASQVCEPRAAVSRSCDSLVLQNKSVYNDTACAASQVCEPRAAVSRSCDSLVLQNKSVYNDTACAASQVCEPRAAVSRSCDSLVLQNKSVYNDTACAASQVCEPRAAVSRSCDSFVLQNKSVYNDTACAASQVCEPRAAVSRSCDSLVLQNKSVYNDTACAASQVCEPRAAVSRSCDSFVLQNKSVYNDTACAASQVCEPRAAVSRSCDSLVLQNKSVYNDTACAASLVLQNIGQSFRPVGYCG; encoded by the exons ATGCGGTGCTGCGTGCCTTTCTGCGAAAATACTTCCGACAATATGTCAACATCTGAGAGAACGGGAATTACCTTTCATGC ATTACCCAGTGAAGGCAATCTCCGTACTGCTTGGCTCAGAGCCCTCGGCACACAAGACCATCACCTGCCCGACCCTGCTGTGGTCTGCTCCCAGCACTTCCTAGATGATGACTTTTATACAACAGAGAGTTGTGTGCGGCAGATTCACTCTAATGCTGTTCCTTCAATAGTGCAG atgtgcatgatatgcctGGACTCTGACAGCAAGCTGTCTCTAATGAGTAAACACAAGTTGGAGGAGGCATATGAACAGCTGACTGGACTGTCT ttgtttcagttgtgtCGTCGAGGAAACCTGAAGCAAACGCTCTGTGTGATGTGTGCTCAGAGACTGATCAACTTCAGCAGATTTAGAGACTTGAGCTTGAGAGCCCATTCACTGCTGACAGACTCAGTTGAACAACATGCATCA AATACTATACAACACAAAGAATTGATGAACTGCACAAGTGCACATCTGAAGTGTAATTTGACACAAACAACATTAGGAGCTAACCATTGTGACTTGTACATAGATCACACTGATGGAGAGGAATCTGTAGTGGGAGATGTTGCAACAGTTGTGGTGAAGAATGAAAACAGTTCTGACTCCATGTCGAGTGCTGATAACTTGGAATTGGCACAAGAAGATGACAATCACATAGACAATTCCAACAATGAGTGTGCATCTGATGATGAACACTCTGACATGAGCATAGAGTTGGAGTCTAGGCTACTGGATGAAGCTATAAGTCAAGCTCTTCGTAGGAAAGCAGACCATTTGGCCGCAACACAGAGTTCCATAAAGAGTGAAAGTGATATCTTCCAATGTGAATTTTGTTTTGAGGACTTTGTGCAAGAACTCTCATATAAGAAACATATGAGCACGCATCTCCAG AGTGCTGCCAGCGAaactgcatgtgctgcatcacaagtgtgcgagcctcgtgcagctgtgagccgcagctgtgactcactcgtgctgcagaacaattcagtatacaacgacactgcatgtgctgcatcacaagtgtgcgagcctcgtgcagctgtgagccgcagctgtgactcactcgtgctgcagaacaagtcagtatacaacgacactgcatgtgctgcatcacaagtgtgcgagcctcgtgcagctgtgagccgcagctgtgactcactcgtgctgcagaacaagtcagtatacaacgacactgcatgtgctgcatcacaagtgtgcgagcctcgtgcagctgtgagccgcagctgtgactcactcgtgctgcagaacaattcagtatacaacgacactgcatgtgctgcatcacaagtgtgcgagcctcgtgcagctgtgagccgcagctgtgactcactcgtgctgcagaacaagtcagtatacaacgacactgcatgtgctgcatcacaagtgtgcgagcctcgtgcagctgtgagccgcagctgtgactcactcgtgctgcagaacaagtcagtatacaacgacactgcatgtgctgcatcacaagtgtgcgagcctcgtgcagctgtgagccgcagctgtgactcactcgtgctgcagaacaagtcagtatacaacgacactgcatgtgctgcatcacaagtgtgcgagcctcgtgcagctgtgagccgcagctgtgactcactcgtgctgcagaacaagtcagtatacaacgacactgcatgtgctgcatcacaagtgtgcgagcctcgtgcagctgtgagccgcagctgtgactcactcgtgctgcagaacaagtcagtatacaacgacactgcatgtgctgcatcacaagtgtgcgagcctcgtgcagctgtgagccgcagctgtgactcactcgtgctgcagaacaagtcagtatacaacgacactgcatgtgctgcatcacaagtgtgcgagcctcgtgcagctgtgagccgcagctgtgactcactcgtgctgcagaacaagtcagtatacaacgacactgcatgtgctgcatcacaagtgtgcgagcctcgtgcagctgtgagccgcagctgtgactcactcgtgctgcagaacaagtcagtatacaacgacactgcatgtgctgcatcacaagtgtgcgagcctcgtgcagctgtgagccgcagctgtgactcattcgtgctgcagaacaagtcagtatacaacgacactgcatgtgctgcatcacaagtgtgcgagcctcgtgcagctgtgagccgcagctgtgactcactcgtgctgcagaacaagtcagtatacaacgacactgcatgtgctgcatcacaagtgtgcgagcctcgtgcagctgtgagccgcagctgtgactcattcgtgctgcagaacaagtcagtatacaacgacactgcatgtgctgcatcacaagtgtgcgagcctcgtgcagctgtgagccgcagctgtgactcactcgtgctgcagaacaagtcagtatacaacgacactgcatgtgctgcatcactcgtgctgcagaacatcGGCCAATCGTTCAGACCCGTGGGTTATTGTGGCTGA